The Maniola hyperantus chromosome 6, iAphHyp1.2, whole genome shotgun sequence sequence aagtaatataagtgataaacagagacgcagctaacctattttttgtcccttatcgtgtaactggttttttttcaagaatacatacaacttacatacaagaagttgcaaaacaaactttgagaattcgtggcgtaattgtatttctcatgagttatttacttgttttcacgtaaaaaacgtttaatacaaatattgttgatcggttaatacaaatattgactactaaacaatggtaataattttcGTGTTATttatcgttacgtcgtgctatcgctatcccATAtccggttacacagtacttacatctaggtacctattattccTACGGtcaataatttgactttgacaataTGTGACATTTCACGTGACATTAATGACGTAAACGACGTAAACAAAAACAGCGTTATCGCTTTATAGCCGctaaaaaacaatataaaattaatgCTTATTAGTTGCTAAGCGAAATAATAGTTAAACATTGCTTAATAGTAACTATCAAAGGCAGTGTTTGGAGTAATAATACAGTTTCagttaaatatacctacattatctTAAACAGACGTGTCGCAGAATGGAGTGTACAAACaaggtaaataatgttaatttgAACTCGAAAACAAAATGTTGTAAGAGAAGTACTATTaactaatattttattgaatgtGATATATGAAATGCTTGTAATTTTTAGAATTTCCCTCCACTAAAGAACGATAGGTTATTAAAAGCGGCATGTGGCAAGGAAGTGGATAAAGTCCCGGTTTGGGTGATGCGGCAAGCAGGACGTTACTTGCCAGAATTTCAGGCAGTTCGAGCGCAACATGATTTCTTCACTGTGTGCCGGACACCCGAACTAGCCTGCGAAGTAACTCTGCAGCCATTGAGACGTTATGAACATTTGGATGCATCAATCATATTCAGTGATATCCTGGTCATACCACAAGCATTAGGAATGACTGTAGAGATGCACCCAGGAGTGGTATGcctaaaattttattatcttaattttaagggttccatacctcaaaagaaaaagcacccttataggatcactttgttgtctgtctgtcttgtctgtcaagaaacctacaaggtatctcccgttgacctagaatgatgaaatttggcatgtaggtaggtcttatagcagacattaagggaaaaatccgaaaattgtaaatttgttgtacctacatcacgaaaaatattaaaatgtgttcatgaacaattaattagtattttcaacttttaaagtaagataacaaagtaaaccaagtggggtaacatatgaaagggacattctaaaaaagatttttatttattttatgcatataatagtttttgaactatcatccaaaatatcgaaaaaatacgaatgtagcaCCCTCGGAGCttgaatctgactcgcactttgccggttttttctctGATGATAGAAAGTTTTTATTGTAACTACTtactgtttttgttttatttaactaGTTAACTCCAGTAGTTATTTTTGATTTCACAATTTCTTGATGGCTTGTCAAAGCACTaagtatacatattttttatattgtaacAATGTTGGTTCATTTTATGCTAAAAACACTTTTCAAATATCTAAAGATAAAAAATGAAATAGCTATTTTCCATCATTGTTTCAGGGTCCTGTTTTTCCTGAACCTCTGCTAGATGTATCTGAAATAGATAACCTTAAGGAAGAAGGTGCAGTATCAAGATTGAAGTATGTAGGTGATGCCATTACCTTAACCAGACATAAAATTGAAGGAAAAGTGCCATTAATTGGTTTTACAGGAGCACCAGTAAGTTTGACTGTTTCAATGAAATATGaaatgaatttagttttttcatGCATGTGccattaatgataataatatgtcaacTCTATCAACGGTTGGGAAAGCAGAttctaataatttatatatttaaataataatgctCAATCAGTGCAAGCCTAAGCAAACTCGGCGCCCTAGGCAAATTACTGGACAGACACCACTTGAAACTTTGCAATCAGTACCCatttataaaagcgaaagtgtgtttgtttgttggtttgttggtttgtccaatCTGTCGTGAAATTTTgcatggaatttttaaagacctggagattgacagctactttttatcccaggaaatcaatgagtttccgcgggatttttaaaaacctaaatcgggtgcgtcccgggcatcagctataacTTCTTATAAATTTAGCAAAACAAAGATACAGGTACAAGATTCGCGAGCGAAATAAGTGCgtaaattttctttaattttacacAAATGATCCGTAGGTAGGCACTTGGGTACTAAAATGTTCAAGCTACAAACTCCCATAAACTCGCTTTCCAATATAAGCTTTTAACACTTTCAGTTTACCTTAATGGGGTATATGATAGAAGGTGGAGGCAGTAAGACTATGTCGAAAACTAAAGATTGGCTTGAGAAGTACCCAAAAGATGTTCACAGGCTCCTTGGTCTATTGGCCAGAGTTATTATTGATTATTTAGTGATGCAGGTAAataactatttaatttatttgagaagttattaaagtcaaataattaAAGTCATAATACAGTCAAGATCAAAGCATTCTTTCACTTGGGAGGTAATAAAGTGGAACAGATTTTCTATGATAGTAATAAGTAGC is a genomic window containing:
- the Urod gene encoding uroporphyrinogen decarboxylase, with translation MECTNKNFPPLKNDRLLKAACGKEVDKVPVWVMRQAGRYLPEFQAVRAQHDFFTVCRTPELACEVTLQPLRRYEHLDASIIFSDILVIPQALGMTVEMHPGVGPVFPEPLLDVSEIDNLKEEGAVSRLKYVGDAITLTRHKIEGKVPLIGFTGAPFTLMGYMIEGGGSKTMSKTKDWLEKYPKDVHRLLGLLARVIIDYLVMQVDSGAQLLQVFESSADHLTREQFIEFSVPYLKDIRKGVQAKLQERQLDQVPMTIFAKGGGHSLDVQAQMGYETIGLDWTVDPVEARKIVGNDITLQGNLDPQDLYKPPEEIKKLTVEMVQKFGKHRYIANLGHGITPQTPIESMTVFTESVHEAI